The following proteins come from a genomic window of Nostoc sp. TCL26-01:
- a CDS encoding vitamin K epoxide reductase family protein: MIRRRSTPWIHKWSRLIIAAIALLGALTTGYITVEKLTGGSPACVAQAGVKGCNDVLSSPWATIFGQPLALFGLLAYTSMLILALAPVVWKAGENNSRKPLENLTWRLLLVGAIAMSVFSGYLMYLLAFQIKAVCPYCIASALFSLSLLVVTIVGHDWEDVGQILLTALIVGMVTLIGTLGIYAGVNQPGGQSSIPPGQISAFVPQTNPNPEFGWEINTTSGEAEIALARHLVKVGAKEYVAYWCPHCHEQKLLFGKEAYQIIDDSIKTECAPDSPKGKPELCQAAKVTSYPTWIINGKSYSGVQNLAELAKITGYTGPSNFKYFK; the protein is encoded by the coding sequence ATGATTCGTCGCCGTTCTACTCCTTGGATTCATAAATGGTCGCGTCTGATTATCGCCGCGATCGCTCTACTTGGTGCGTTGACTACTGGCTATATCACTGTAGAAAAGTTAACTGGCGGTAGTCCTGCTTGTGTGGCCCAAGCTGGTGTTAAAGGCTGTAATGATGTACTTTCTAGTCCTTGGGCCACAATTTTTGGACAGCCATTAGCTTTGTTTGGGCTGTTGGCTTATACAAGTATGCTGATTTTAGCTTTAGCGCCTGTTGTCTGGAAAGCTGGGGAAAACAACAGCCGCAAACCTCTAGAAAATCTGACGTGGCGATTGCTATTAGTAGGAGCGATCGCTATGTCCGTTTTTAGTGGCTATCTAATGTATTTATTGGCATTTCAAATTAAAGCTGTTTGCCCATATTGCATTGCGTCGGCGTTGTTCTCGCTCAGTCTCCTGGTGGTGACAATTGTCGGTCATGATTGGGAGGACGTTGGGCAAATTCTCTTGACTGCTCTGATTGTTGGTATGGTGACACTGATCGGTACTCTTGGTATCTATGCAGGAGTTAACCAACCAGGCGGACAATCTAGCATACCTCCTGGACAAATATCGGCTTTTGTGCCTCAAACTAATCCAAATCCCGAATTTGGCTGGGAAATTAACACAACTTCTGGAGAAGCTGAAATCGCTTTAGCACGCCATTTAGTGAAAGTAGGTGCTAAAGAATATGTTGCTTATTGGTGTCCTCATTGCCACGAACAAAAGTTACTCTTTGGTAAAGAGGCTTACCAAATAATCGACGATAGTATTAAGACGGAATGCGCTCCTGATAGCCCCAAGGGTAAACCAGAATTGTGTCAAGCTGCGAAAGTAACAAGCTACCCTACTTGGATTATCAATGGTAAAAGCTATAGCGGAGTCCAAAATCTAGCGGAGTTGGCAAAAATTACAGGTTATACAGGCCCAAGCAACTTTAAGTATTTTAAGTAA
- the rimO gene encoding 30S ribosomal protein S12 methylthiotransferase RimO, translating into MGEKPTIAISHLGCEKNRIDTEHMLGLLVEAGYGVDTNEELADYVIVNTCSFIEAARVESVKTLVELAESNKKIVITGCMAQHFQAQLLEELPEAVAVVGTGDYHKIVNVIERVEQGERVKEISAEPMYIADESTPRYRTTTEGVAYLRVAEGCDYRCAFCIIPHLRGNQRSRTIESIVAEAQQLVKQGVQEIILISQITTNYGLDIYGKPKLAELLRALGKVDVPWIRMHYAYPTGLTPDVIAAIQETPNVLPYLDLPLQHSHPEVLRAMNRPWQGRVNDEIIERLKTAIPGAVLRTTFIVGFPGETEAHFEHLLEFVQRHEFDHVGVFTFSPEEGTPAYQLANQLPQAVMDERRDRLMALQQPISWRKNQQEIGKTVEVLIEQENPESGKLIGRSGRFSPEVDGQVYVDGEAKLGTIASVKIHSADEYDLFGQVVSLN; encoded by the coding sequence ATGGGTGAAAAGCCAACAATAGCAATTTCTCACTTGGGCTGTGAGAAAAATCGGATTGATACAGAACATATGTTAGGACTGCTCGTAGAAGCAGGTTATGGTGTAGACACAAATGAAGAATTAGCGGATTACGTCATTGTCAATACTTGTAGTTTTATCGAAGCGGCAAGAGTTGAATCTGTCAAAACTTTAGTAGAACTAGCAGAGTCAAATAAAAAGATCGTCATTACAGGCTGCATGGCGCAACACTTCCAAGCACAATTGCTAGAGGAGTTGCCGGAAGCAGTAGCTGTAGTTGGCACAGGCGATTACCATAAGATAGTTAACGTCATTGAACGAGTAGAGCAAGGGGAACGGGTTAAAGAAATTAGCGCCGAACCTATGTATATTGCCGATGAAAGCACACCGCGCTACCGCACTACTACTGAAGGCGTTGCCTACCTGCGAGTGGCAGAAGGGTGTGATTACCGTTGTGCATTTTGCATAATTCCCCACTTACGAGGTAACCAGCGATCACGTACCATAGAATCCATAGTTGCTGAAGCCCAGCAGCTAGTAAAACAAGGTGTACAAGAAATTATTCTGATTTCCCAAATCACCACCAACTATGGTTTAGACATTTACGGCAAGCCCAAATTAGCAGAATTGTTGCGTGCTTTGGGGAAAGTTGATGTACCGTGGATCAGGATGCACTATGCTTATCCCACAGGGCTGACCCCAGATGTGATAGCGGCAATTCAGGAAACGCCCAACGTCTTACCTTATTTAGATTTGCCCCTACAACATTCTCACCCCGAAGTTCTCCGCGCCATGAACCGTCCCTGGCAAGGGCGTGTCAACGATGAAATTATCGAGCGCCTGAAAACAGCCATTCCCGGCGCTGTATTGCGGACAACCTTTATAGTCGGCTTCCCAGGAGAAACAGAAGCACACTTTGAGCATTTACTAGAGTTCGTCCAACGCCATGAATTTGACCACGTGGGTGTATTCACTTTTTCCCCAGAAGAGGGAACCCCCGCATATCAATTAGCCAATCAGCTACCACAAGCTGTGATGGATGAACGCCGCGATCGCCTCATGGCACTCCAGCAACCTATTTCTTGGCGAAAAAATCAGCAGGAAATCGGCAAAACCGTTGAAGTCCTGATAGAGCAAGAAAACCCTGAAAGTGGGAAATTGATTGGTCGTTCTGGCAGATTTTCCCCAGAAGTCGATGGTCAAGTCTACGTCGATGGAGAGGCAAAATTAGGAACCATCGCATCCGTCAAAATTCACAGTGCTGATGAATATGACCTGTTTGGTCAAGTAGTCAGCCTCAACTGA
- the btpA gene encoding photosystem I biogenesis protein BtpA, which yields MDLHQLFKTRTPIIGVVHLLPLPTSARWGGSLKAVIDRAEREATALASGGVDGLIVENFFDAPFTKNQVDPAVVSAMTVVVQRIQNLVTLPIGLNVLRNDAKSAMAIASCVRAQFIRVNVLTGVMATDQGLIEGDAHQLLRYRRELGCDVKILADVLVKHARPLSSPNLTVAVKDTIERGLADAVILSGWATGSPPNQEDLELACGAANGTPVLIGSGANWENIATLLPAANGVIVSSSLKRQGRIEQPIDPIRVSQFVEAAHRSWNSPGENKSVSPTSVSLHS from the coding sequence GTGGACTTACACCAACTATTTAAAACTCGCACACCTATTATCGGTGTGGTTCATTTGCTCCCTCTGCCCACTTCTGCCCGTTGGGGAGGTAGCCTAAAAGCAGTGATTGACCGTGCAGAACGAGAAGCAACGGCTCTAGCTAGTGGCGGTGTAGATGGGTTGATTGTGGAAAATTTTTTTGATGCACCGTTCACTAAAAATCAAGTAGACCCAGCAGTTGTGAGTGCCATGACTGTAGTTGTGCAACGGATACAAAATTTGGTGACATTGCCGATTGGGTTGAATGTTTTAAGAAATGATGCCAAAAGTGCAATGGCGATCGCTAGTTGTGTGCGGGCGCAATTCATTCGTGTCAATGTCCTCACAGGCGTAATGGCAACGGATCAAGGATTAATTGAGGGAGATGCACATCAGTTACTCCGCTATCGGCGAGAATTGGGCTGTGATGTGAAAATTTTGGCTGATGTTCTCGTTAAACACGCTAGACCACTCAGTTCACCTAATCTCACAGTTGCTGTCAAAGACACAATTGAAAGAGGACTGGCCGATGCTGTGATTTTATCTGGTTGGGCAACTGGTAGCCCACCGAACCAAGAAGATTTGGAATTAGCTTGTGGTGCAGCCAATGGCACACCTGTGTTGATTGGCAGTGGAGCAAATTGGGAAAATATTGCTACACTATTGCCGGCTGCTAATGGTGTGATTGTTTCCAGTTCTTTGAAACGTCAAGGTCGAATTGAGCAACCAATTGACCCTATTCGCGTCAGTCAGTTTGTGGAAGCAGCTCATCGCAGTTGGAATTCTCCAGGTGAGAATAAATCAGTTTCTCCTACCTCGGTGAGTCTACATTCTTAG
- a CDS encoding undecaprenyl-diphosphate phosphatase codes for MALLKRQWLVLVSAVSAALSVVVFPLEIVSAQPSPVGSGVQQMNILQAIVLGFVQGITEFLPISSTAHLKVVPVALGWGDPGVAFTAIIQLGSIAAVLWYFWGDLARIVKGATRAIAHKDYDDYDLRLLLGILLGTLPIIFFGLLIKKFIPDYDNSPIRSLGAIAIASIVMSLLLGLAEKLGKRERDFEHLTMQDGLLMGLTQSLALIPGVSRSGSTLTGGLFMGLQRETAARFSFLLGIPAITLAGLVELKDVVSTGLGDGALIPLVVGVISAAIFSYIAIAGLLRFLKTQSTWVFIWYRLAFGIAILGAISAGLLNNS; via the coding sequence ATGGCTTTATTGAAACGTCAATGGCTCGTGCTGGTTAGTGCAGTATCTGCGGCTTTGTCCGTGGTGGTATTTCCCTTAGAAATTGTCAGCGCCCAACCTAGTCCAGTAGGTAGCGGGGTGCAGCAGATGAATATCTTACAAGCGATTGTTTTGGGTTTTGTCCAAGGAATCACCGAGTTTTTGCCCATCAGTAGCACAGCTCATCTGAAAGTTGTACCTGTAGCGTTGGGTTGGGGTGATCCGGGGGTAGCGTTCACAGCTATTATTCAGTTGGGTAGTATTGCCGCCGTGCTGTGGTATTTTTGGGGTGATTTAGCCAGAATCGTCAAAGGAGCGACGAGAGCGATCGCTCACAAAGATTATGATGATTATGATTTGCGCCTATTGTTGGGGATTCTTTTAGGAACTTTACCAATTATCTTTTTTGGGTTGTTGATTAAAAAATTTATTCCTGACTATGATAATTCCCCCATCAGAAGTTTAGGTGCGATCGCTATTGCTTCGATAGTGATGTCGCTGTTGTTGGGGTTAGCGGAAAAACTTGGCAAACGGGAACGAGATTTTGAACATTTGACAATGCAGGATGGGTTATTGATGGGTTTAACTCAATCACTAGCCTTAATTCCTGGTGTCTCCCGTTCCGGTTCCACCCTCACCGGCGGGTTATTCATGGGCTTACAACGGGAAACAGCCGCTAGATTTTCCTTTTTATTGGGGATTCCGGCGATTACCTTGGCTGGGTTAGTCGAGTTAAAGGATGTTGTCAGTACAGGTTTAGGAGATGGTGCGCTAATTCCCCTAGTTGTGGGAGTCATTTCTGCTGCTATTTTTTCATACATAGCGATCGCGGGATTGTTACGCTTCCTGAAAACTCAAAGTACTTGGGTATTTATTTGGTATCGGCTAGCATTTGGTATTGCCATTTTAGGTGCAATTAGCGCCGGACTGTTGAACAATAGTTGA
- a CDS encoding TIGR03279 family radical SAM protein, whose amino-acid sequence MTNIRPAKITKVIPDSIAAEIGFEVGDAIAAINGTRPRDLIDYKFLCSDEFLELEVLDASGKTHYIEIEKDYDEDLGLEFATALFDGLIQCNNRCPFCFIDQQPPGKRSSLYLKDDDYRLSFLYGSYLTLTNLPEREWQRIEQMRLSPLYVSVHATEADVRIRLLKNPRAGQILEQLRWFQERRLQIHAQVVVCPGINDGKHLEQTLRDLTSFHTGDVPTVASVAVVPVGLTRFRPEEDELVPVTREKAQEVIAQVQLLTKEFRQKFSSNVAWLADEWFLIAGEDLPSEAEYEEYPQIDNGVGSIRLFLKQFAQTATELLPAKIDKPKKLTWVVGNAVEKAFQPIVKRLNTVAGLEVKMQALASDYWGQAISVTGLITGHDLLLNLQGQDLGEGILLPNVMLKHGELVFLDDMSVAEVAQKLHTKILPVAGVEELINTCITDSVSV is encoded by the coding sequence ATGACTAATATTCGTCCGGCTAAAATCACTAAGGTAATACCAGACTCCATTGCAGCTGAGATTGGTTTTGAAGTGGGGGATGCGATCGCTGCGATCAATGGCACACGTCCCCGTGATTTAATTGATTATAAGTTTCTCTGCTCAGACGAATTTCTGGAGTTGGAAGTTTTGGATGCGTCTGGCAAAACTCATTATATTGAAATTGAAAAAGACTACGATGAAGACCTGGGTCTAGAGTTTGCAACGGCTTTGTTTGATGGTTTAATTCAATGTAATAACCGTTGTCCGTTTTGCTTTATCGACCAACAACCCCCAGGTAAGCGTTCTAGTCTGTATTTAAAAGATGACGATTATCGTCTCAGTTTTTTGTATGGTTCTTATTTAACTCTGACTAATTTACCAGAGAGGGAATGGCAACGGATTGAACAGATGCGCTTGTCTCCTTTGTATGTGTCAGTTCATGCAACGGAAGCGGATGTCAGAATTAGATTGCTGAAAAATCCCCGCGCAGGACAAATATTAGAGCAACTGCGGTGGTTTCAGGAAAGACGGCTGCAAATCCATGCTCAAGTTGTGGTGTGTCCTGGTATAAATGATGGCAAACATTTGGAACAAACACTACGGGATTTAACGTCTTTTCATACCGGGGATGTGCCTACCGTTGCTTCAGTCGCTGTTGTACCAGTCGGTTTAACCCGATTTCGTCCTGAAGAAGACGAACTTGTACCAGTGACTAGAGAAAAAGCCCAAGAAGTGATTGCTCAAGTGCAGTTACTCACAAAAGAATTTCGGCAAAAATTTAGTTCTAATGTTGCTTGGTTAGCTGATGAGTGGTTTTTGATTGCTGGGGAGGATTTACCCAGTGAGGCTGAGTATGAAGAATATCCGCAAATCGATAACGGTGTCGGTTCGATTCGCTTATTTCTCAAGCAATTTGCCCAGACGGCGACAGAATTATTACCAGCAAAAATTGACAAACCTAAAAAGTTAACTTGGGTGGTGGGTAATGCTGTGGAAAAAGCATTTCAACCAATAGTTAAAAGGTTAAATACTGTGGCAGGTTTGGAAGTAAAAATGCAAGCTTTAGCTAGTGATTATTGGGGTCAAGCTATTAGTGTCACCGGATTAATTACAGGTCATGATTTACTGTTAAATTTACAAGGACAAGATTTAGGTGAAGGAATTTTACTCCCTAATGTCATGCTTAAACATGGGGAACTAGTATTTTTAGATGACATGAGTGTGGCAGAAGTGGCGCAGAAATTACATACAAAAATCCTACCTGTGGCAGGGGTTGAGGAACTGATCAATACTTGCATTACTGATAGTGTTAGCGTTTAG
- the nadB gene encoding L-aspartate oxidase → MTDIPLQFDVLVVGAGAAGLYTALCLPESLRVGLITKETVALSASDWAQGGIAAAIAPDDSPALHIEDTLHAGAGLCDITAVEFLAQKAPSCIQSLVNLGVAFDRHGQTLALTLEAAHSRHRVLHAADTTGREVTTTLTAQVLRRQNIQVIQQALALSLWLEPETNRCQGISLFYQGKITWVKAQAVVLATGGGGQVFAQTTNPAVSTGDGVAIAWRAGAILRDLEFVQFHPTALTKPGADRFLISEAVRGEGAHLIDDTGRRFAFDYHPAGELAPRDVVSRAIFSHLQSTAIDLATAHVWLDMRPIPADKIQQRFPNIVKVCQHWGIDVFHEPIPVAPAAHYWMGGIATDLQNQTNIPGLYAVGETASTGVHGANRLASNSLLECIVFGAQLANIQLANENIHVQIPELPLRKFNIDASEWYSQKNQLAALRKKLPRLVWQSAGICREHSVLAEAIATVESWQQDFAKLPLSQFLLSLRPQEPVSFSFPDAEQQLRLWAETGNLLDVADLILKSAAFRTESRGGHYRLDYPQPNALWQVHTLVQKHQWSKSSLLKS, encoded by the coding sequence TTGACAGATATTCCTCTCCAATTTGATGTTTTAGTAGTCGGTGCTGGTGCAGCTGGGCTGTATACAGCGCTGTGTTTGCCAGAATCTTTACGAGTCGGTTTGATCACCAAAGAAACAGTTGCTTTGTCGGCTAGCGATTGGGCGCAAGGTGGTATAGCCGCAGCGATCGCACCGGATGATTCTCCGGCTTTACACATTGAAGATACACTCCATGCAGGTGCTGGTTTGTGTGACATCACCGCAGTAGAATTTCTTGCCCAAAAAGCACCCAGTTGTATTCAATCTCTGGTGAATTTGGGAGTAGCTTTTGATCGTCATGGGCAAACCTTAGCGTTAACCCTGGAAGCAGCCCATTCCCGTCACCGTGTTCTTCACGCCGCCGATACCACGGGTAGAGAAGTGACAACTACCCTCACAGCCCAAGTCTTACGTCGTCAAAATATCCAAGTGATTCAGCAAGCTTTGGCTTTAAGTTTGTGGCTGGAACCAGAGACAAATCGCTGTCAAGGGATTAGCCTGTTTTACCAAGGTAAAATTACCTGGGTGAAAGCTCAAGCTGTAGTCCTAGCAACTGGTGGTGGTGGACAGGTATTTGCCCAAACTACCAACCCCGCAGTCAGTACAGGCGATGGAGTAGCGATCGCTTGGCGGGCTGGGGCAATTTTGCGAGACTTAGAATTTGTGCAATTTCACCCTACAGCCCTGACTAAACCTGGTGCTGATCGTTTTCTCATCAGTGAAGCTGTACGTGGTGAAGGCGCACACCTAATTGATGACACAGGACGACGCTTTGCTTTTGACTATCATCCAGCTGGGGAATTAGCCCCTAGAGATGTTGTCAGTCGGGCAATTTTTAGCCATCTGCAAAGTACTGCCATTGATCTTGCCACAGCCCATGTGTGGTTAGATATGCGTCCGATTCCCGCCGATAAGATTCAGCAACGCTTTCCCAACATTGTGAAAGTTTGTCAGCATTGGGGAATTGATGTCTTTCATGAACCCATCCCTGTCGCCCCAGCCGCTCATTACTGGATGGGGGGAATTGCTACTGATCTGCAAAATCAAACCAATATTCCCGGCTTGTATGCGGTGGGAGAAACTGCCAGTACGGGAGTACATGGTGCGAACCGCCTAGCCAGTAATTCTCTGTTGGAATGTATTGTGTTTGGCGCACAGTTGGCTAATATTCAACTGGCAAATGAGAACATACACGTACAAATTCCCGAATTACCATTACGAAAATTTAACATTGATGCGAGTGAATGGTACAGCCAAAAAAACCAGTTAGCTGCTTTACGAAAAAAGCTACCGCGTTTAGTCTGGCAAAGTGCCGGGATTTGTCGAGAACATTCAGTTTTAGCTGAGGCGATCGCCACTGTAGAATCTTGGCAGCAAGATTTTGCTAAATTGCCTCTGAGTCAATTTTTGTTATCTCTACGTCCCCAAGAACCTGTTAGCTTTAGTTTTCCTGATGCTGAACAGCAATTACGGCTATGGGCGGAAACAGGCAATTTACTCGATGTGGCTGATTTGATTCTTAAGAGTGCTGCTTTTAGAACTGAAAGTCGGGGTGGACACTACCGATTGGACTATCCTCAACCTAATGCACTTTGGCAAGTCCACACACTAGTACAAAAACACCAATGGAGCAAATCTTCCTTGTTGAAATCTTAA
- a CDS encoding DUF3120 domain-containing protein gives MINNTLVSYAASTTSNITELHPSEIEQKNIQELESTLHASPSLPIVVVTRQTWLVFAAAVFLVSVPVFIEAPLVRSLPSLSLAITGFWVWLSFQLMSRSATYVWGDLLLGFSWSWLAGAIYWGWLRWEPAWHLPVESIGLPFACWCLARNWGKVGNWFYLGSLLGTVLTDVYFYLVDLMPYWRQIMQVEPDSVSPILQAAVRQVQTPWGQSWAVFLALALLTIGMIPLSKKQKHWYAFAGAVLSTILVDSLFLFAALAA, from the coding sequence TTGATTAACAATACATTGGTTTCTTACGCAGCTTCTACCACTTCAAATATTACAGAATTACACCCCAGTGAAATTGAGCAGAAGAATATTCAGGAGTTGGAATCTACGCTGCACGCTTCGCCTTCTTTGCCCATTGTTGTAGTCACCAGACAAACTTGGCTAGTGTTTGCCGCCGCAGTGTTTCTGGTGTCAGTGCCAGTATTTATCGAAGCGCCATTAGTGCGATCGCTACCTAGTTTAAGTTTAGCGATTACAGGGTTTTGGGTGTGGCTGAGTTTTCAGTTAATGTCACGTTCCGCAACATATGTGTGGGGGGATTTGCTCTTAGGTTTTAGCTGGAGTTGGTTGGCGGGTGCAATTTACTGGGGTTGGCTACGTTGGGAACCTGCATGGCATTTACCAGTAGAGTCTATCGGACTGCCTTTTGCCTGTTGGTGTCTAGCACGAAATTGGGGCAAAGTTGGTAATTGGTTTTATTTAGGTTCTTTACTCGGCACAGTGTTAACAGATGTGTATTTTTATTTAGTAGATTTAATGCCTTACTGGCGGCAAATTATGCAGGTAGAACCTGATAGTGTGTCGCCAATTTTACAAGCCGCAGTCAGACAAGTGCAAACACCTTGGGGGCAATCCTGGGCAGTATTTCTGGCTTTGGCACTCCTGACTATAGGCATGATTCCTCTCAGTAAAAAACAGAAGCACTGGTATGCTTTTGCTGGTGCAGTCTTAAGTACAATATTGGTAGACAGTTTATTTTTATTCGCTGCTTTAGCAGCTTAA
- a CDS encoding CHASE2 domain-containing protein: MSKQLGKRLVKLIFGLKQSLSRGQRELFTASSVVVCVLLLRSLGLLQSLELAALDQFFHFRPNEPPDDRITIVAIDEAALSQGFPLPDSVVAQLLQKLKANQPRAIGLDIYRNLPAKNGYGTLVETYKTMPNLIGTQLLGHNQNYQVPPPPGLKPEQIGFNNLLYDPDGKVRRSLLYWHTGKEAHESFALKLALLYLKTEGIFPKAATNSEYLRLGKAVFTRFQENDGAYVRADAKGYQILSNFPKPRYPNCVGEPCSFRQVSMVDVLANKVPKSWLKDKIVLIGSTAPSLQDYVFIPYSSRLMKEAKPVAGIELQAYFISQLISAALEGRPLLKVWSDLWECLWIFAWAYVGAATTWRVRRPFPSVLTVLVSCLLLFFCTYVAFFLGWWIPLIPSLLTFSGSVIWITSYLAHMQEELKRSKEFLQQVIDTIADPIFVKNEQHQWIVLNEAYCRFIGYPDKLLLEKSDFDFFPKHEAEVFRQQDELVFSTQRPQENEEEFTDAYGKTHLIATKRSLHKDVAGNFFLVGVIRDITQRKLMEEELKRTAAELFRSNNELKLKEDHLRYLAYHDPLTGLPNRKYFAEQLYESINWAKNNHLLLGILFIDLDGFKQVNDTLGHEMGDRLLVVIAQRLSNSLRASDTVSRLGGDEFTVILRAIPNAQVATKIAEKILANITEPIVLNGCTTRVSVSIGISIYPVSSEDADTLLKQADTAMYRAKHLGKNRFELD, translated from the coding sequence ATGAGTAAGCAACTAGGCAAGCGTCTTGTGAAATTAATTTTCGGGCTGAAACAGTCGCTTAGTCGAGGACAAAGAGAATTATTTACTGCCTCTAGCGTCGTGGTTTGTGTTCTATTGTTACGCTCTCTAGGATTACTGCAATCCTTAGAGTTAGCAGCACTAGATCAATTTTTTCACTTCCGTCCCAATGAACCACCTGATGATCGCATTACTATTGTCGCCATAGATGAAGCTGCATTAAGTCAAGGATTTCCGCTTCCAGATAGTGTAGTTGCTCAGTTATTACAAAAATTAAAAGCAAATCAACCTCGTGCTATTGGGTTAGATATTTACCGCAATTTACCAGCTAAGAATGGTTATGGAACTCTAGTAGAGACTTATAAAACCATGCCAAATTTAATTGGCACTCAGCTATTAGGACATAACCAAAATTATCAGGTTCCACCACCACCAGGATTAAAACCTGAGCAAATCGGTTTTAATAACTTACTTTATGATCCTGATGGCAAAGTACGTCGGAGTTTGTTGTATTGGCATACAGGCAAAGAGGCGCACGAAAGCTTTGCCTTAAAACTAGCTTTATTATATTTAAAAACAGAGGGTATTTTCCCAAAAGCAGCTACTAACTCTGAGTATTTGCGTTTGGGTAAAGCAGTTTTTACTCGGTTCCAAGAGAATGATGGCGCTTATGTTAGAGCTGATGCTAAAGGCTATCAAATATTGTCTAATTTTCCTAAACCACGCTACCCAAATTGTGTTGGCGAACCTTGTAGTTTCCGTCAAGTGAGTATGGTAGATGTGCTAGCGAATAAAGTTCCAAAAAGCTGGCTCAAAGATAAAATTGTGTTAATTGGTTCTACAGCACCAAGTCTGCAAGATTACGTTTTCATTCCCTATTCTAGTCGGCTAATGAAAGAAGCAAAGCCTGTAGCAGGTATTGAATTACAAGCTTATTTTATCAGTCAATTAATCTCTGCGGCATTAGAGGGAAGACCTTTATTAAAAGTTTGGTCTGATTTGTGGGAATGTTTATGGATTTTTGCTTGGGCTTATGTGGGTGCAGCGACAACATGGCGTGTCAGAAGACCTTTTCCGAGTGTTTTGACTGTTTTAGTTTCTTGTTTGTTACTGTTCTTCTGTACATATGTGGCTTTTTTCTTGGGGTGGTGGATACCGTTAATTCCATCACTTTTGACTTTTAGTGGTTCAGTAATTTGGATTACTAGTTATCTTGCTCATATGCAGGAAGAACTCAAACGTTCTAAAGAATTTTTGCAGCAGGTAATTGATACGATCGCTGATCCTATTTTTGTGAAAAATGAGCAACATCAGTGGATTGTTTTAAATGAGGCTTACTGTCGATTTATTGGCTATCCTGATAAATTACTTTTAGAAAAATCTGATTTTGATTTTTTTCCTAAACATGAAGCTGAGGTTTTTCGTCAGCAGGATGAGTTGGTGTTCTCAACTCAAAGACCCCAAGAAAATGAGGAAGAATTTACTGATGCTTACGGCAAAACCCATTTGATTGCTACTAAGCGATCGCTCCACAAAGATGTTGCTGGGAATTTCTTTTTAGTTGGGGTAATTCGAGATATTACTCAACGTAAATTAATGGAAGAGGAACTCAAGCGTACGGCGGCTGAATTGTTTCGTTCTAATAATGAATTAAAGCTCAAAGAAGACCATTTACGTTATTTAGCCTATCATGATCCCCTCACGGGTTTACCTAATCGTAAATACTTTGCAGAACAGCTTTATGAATCAATCAACTGGGCTAAAAATAATCATCTCTTACTAGGAATCCTCTTCATTGATCTAGACGGGTTTAAGCAAGTTAATGATACCCTGGGTCATGAGATGGGCGATCGCCTCTTGGTTGTGATTGCCCAACGACTCAGTAACTCTCTCCGTGCTAGTGATACAGTTTCTCGTTTAGGTGGTGACGAATTTACAGTAATTCTGCGGGCAATACCTAATGCTCAAGTAGCTACTAAAATAGCGGAAAAGATTTTAGCCAATATCACTGAGCCAATTGTTTTAAACGGATGTACCACCAGAGTATCTGTCAGTATTGGCATCAGTATTTATCCTGTAAGCAGCGAAGATGCCGATACATTACTCAAACAAGCAGATACTGCGATGTATCGCGCCAAGCATCTTGGTAAAAACCGTTTTGAGTTGGATTAA
- the psbU gene encoding photosystem II complex extrinsic protein PsbU has protein sequence MKGLVRLLTVFSLLLGCWGWLGTTQIAQAASFSNFVVPQVPVLATELRNRADAKLATDFGKKIDLNNTNVRAFQQYPGLYPTLARKIIKNAPYGKVEDILNLPGLSDRQKQILQANFDNFTVTELESVFNEGDDRFNNGIYR, from the coding sequence GTGAAAGGATTGGTGCGTTTATTAACAGTATTTAGTTTGTTACTAGGCTGCTGGGGATGGTTGGGAACAACTCAGATTGCCCAAGCTGCTAGTTTCTCAAATTTTGTTGTTCCGCAAGTTCCAGTTTTAGCAACTGAACTCCGGAATCGGGCAGATGCCAAACTAGCAACAGACTTTGGTAAAAAAATCGATTTGAATAATACCAACGTAAGAGCTTTTCAACAATATCCAGGGTTATACCCAACTCTGGCTAGAAAAATTATCAAAAATGCTCCTTACGGCAAGGTAGAGGATATCTTGAATCTACCAGGATTGAGCGATCGCCAAAAGCAAATTTTGCAAGCTAACTTTGACAACTTCACTGTCACAGAACTAGAATCTGTATTCAATGAAGGAGACGATCGCTTTAACAACGGTATCTACAGATAA